In the genome of Brienomyrus brachyistius isolate T26 chromosome 17, BBRACH_0.4, whole genome shotgun sequence, one region contains:
- the rtn4rl1b gene encoding reticulon-4 receptor-like 1b, producing MFKRGCGLEVLLVLWGLELSWSCPRHCICYTAPSTVSCQAHNFQSVPEGIPADSERIFLQNNRIRKLQRGHFSATTVTLWIYSNNISYIEPSTFLGFSLLEELDLGDNRHLRALPPDTFHGLGRLHALHLYRCGLSALPPGIFQGLRNLQYLYLQDNHLELLQDDLFVDLQNLSHLFLHGNRLWSLHQNTFRGLRALDRLLLHHNRLQWVDRLAFHDMQRLTTLYLFNNSLTQLPAECLAQLPALEYLRLNDNPWDCSCRALLLWDWLRRFRGSTSEVGCHEPPGLAGRDLKQLRREELPTCSGSESLHQSKAGPRSGTDTVSLKEGQPPPYAGREALTPPSPLPHPPPASSGPPPGGASAQRPRNCTRQRARGGKAKGQNGVHALKEMTGKEYLPPDFGPEDSKYNHGIADGVPPRRKHKCTPRTSMRPPSGVLQATNQAMCCRSQHLLCAVLGILVPLTSVILR from the exons GCTGCGGGCTGGAGGTTCTGCTGGTCCTGTGGGGTTTGGAGCTGTCCTGGTCCTGCCCGCGACACTGCATCTGTTACACTGCACCCAGCACCGTCAGCTGCCAGGCGCACAACTTCCAGTCGGTCCCCGAGGGCATCCCGGCAGACAGCGAGCGCATCTTCCTACAGAACAACCGCATCAGGAAGCTGCAGCGTGGCCACTTCAGCGCCACCACAGTCACCCTGTGGATCTACTCCAACAACATCAGCTACATTGAGCCATCCACCTTCCTGGGCTTCAGTctgctggaggagctggacCTGGGTGACAACCGGCACCTGCGGGCCCTACCGCCGGACACCTTTCATGGGCTGGGCCGGCTGCATGCCCTGCACCTGTACCGCTGTGGCCTGagcgccctgccccctggaATCTTCCAGGGCCTCAGGAATCTGCAGTACCTCTACTTGCAG GACAAccacctggagctgctgcaggatgACCTGTTCGTGGATCTGCAGAACCTGAGTCACCTCTTCCTGCATGGGAACCGGCTGTGGAGCTTGCACCAGAACACGTTCCGTGGGCTGCGGGCACTCGATCGCCTGCTGCTGCACCACAACCGGCTGCAGTGGGTCGACCGGCTGGCCTTCCACGACATGCAGCGGCTCACCACGCTCTACCTGTTCAACAACTCGCTGACCCAGTTGCCCGCTGAGTGCCTGGCCCAGCTGCCCGCCCTCGAGTACCTCAGGCTCAACGACAacccctgggactgcagctgcAGGGCACTGCTGCTCTGGGATTGGCTGCGCCGCTTCCGGGGCTCCACCTCCGAGGTGGGCTGCCATGAGCCGCCGGGGCTGGCCGGCCGGGACCTGAAGCAGCTACGAAGAGAGGAGCTGCCCACGTGCTCAGGGTCCGAGTCACTCCACCAGAGCAAGGCGGGCCCTCGATCAGGGACCGACACGGTCTCCCTGAAGGAGGGCCAGCCACCGCCGTACGCCGGACGTGAGGCGCTCACGCCGCCCTcccccctgccacacccacctcCAGCCAGTTCGGGGCCTCCCCCTGGGGGCGCTTCTGCGCAGAGGCCCAGAAACTGCACACGGCAGCGTGCCAGGGGGGGCAAGGCCAAGGGGCAGAATGGGGTGCACGCCCTGAAGGAGATGACCGGTAAGGAGTATCTACCTCCTGACTTTGGACCAGAGGACAGTAAATATAACCATGGTATCGCCGACGGTGTTCCCCCACGCAGAAAGCACAAGTGCACTCCCCGGACGTCCATGCGCCCCCCCAGTGGAGTCCTGCAGGCCACCAACCAGGCGATGTGCTGCCGGTCCCAACACCTGCTCTGTGCTGTGCTGGGAATCCTTGTGCCCTTAACTTCTGTCATACTGCGCTGA